Proteins from a genomic interval of Euleptes europaea isolate rEulEur1 chromosome 18, rEulEur1.hap1, whole genome shotgun sequence:
- the HOXB3 gene encoding homeobox protein Hox-B3, with amino-acid sequence MQKATYYDTSTLFGGYSYQGANGFGYEAPPPPPSFQPAAAAHVESDYQRPACTLQALGSAAPLAKAKDLNGSCLRPSLPPEHHPPPTVSPPPNPIATTGGGSGGNGNSHSQPGGGKKASLASSNAALAKQIFPWMKESRQNSKQKNSSPSTESCSGEKSPPGSSASKRARTAYTSAQLVELEKEFHFNRYLCRPRRVEMANLLNLSERQIKIWFQNRRMKYKKDQKLKGLGSSSGGPSPTGSPPQPMQSSAGFMNALHPMTSNYDAPSPPSFNKPHQNAYAMPTAYQNPIKSCPTQQKYANTAPEYDPHVLQGNGGGGYGPPNMQGSPVYVGGNYVDSMPASAPSLYGLNPLQHHQPPSMEYNGAPQMGTGQHHGTCESHPTYTDLSTHHASTQGRIQEAPKLTHL; translated from the exons ATGCAGAAGGCCACCTATTACGACACCTCCACGCTCTTCGGGGGCTACTCCTACCAAGGTGCCAACGGCTTCGGCTACGAGGCCCCCCCACCGCCGCCCTCCTTccagcctgccgccgccgcccacgtGGAGAGCGACTACCAGAGGCCAGCCTGCACCCTCCAGGCCCTGGGCAGCGCCGCCCCCCTGGCCAAGGCAAAGGACCTGAACGGCAGCTGCCTGCGCCCCAGCCTGCCCCCGGAGCACCACCCGCCCCCCACCGTCTCGCCGCCCCCCAACCCCATCGCCACCACCGGCGGGGGCAGCGGGGGCAACGGCAATAGCCACAGCCAGCCCGGCGGGGGAAAAAAAGCCAGCCTGGCCTCGAGTAACGCGGCCCTGGCCAAGCAGATTTTCCCCTGGATGAAAGAGTCGAGGCAAAACTCCAAGCAGAAAAACAGCTCCCCCAGCACAG AAAGCTGCAGCGgtgagaaaagccctccaggctCCTCGGCTTCCAAGAGGGCCCGCACCGCTTATACGAGCGCCCAGCTGGTCGAGTTGGAGAAGGAATTCCATTTCAACCGCTACCTTTGCCGACCCCGCCGGGTGGAAATGGCCAACCTGTTGAATCTCAGCGAAAGGCAGATCAAGATCTGGTTCCAGAACCGGAggatgaaatacaaaaaggatcAGAAGTTGAAAGGGCTGGGGTCTTCCTCAGGGGGGCCTTCCCCCACCGGAAGCCCTCCCCAGCCCATGCAGTCCTCTGCCGGCTTCATGAACGCTCTGCACCCCATGACTTCAAACTATGACGCCCCGTCTCCGCCCTCCTTCAACAAACCCCACCAGAATGCCTACGCCATGCCCACCGCCTACCAAAATCCCATCAAAAGTTGCCCCACCCAACAGAAGTATGCCAACACGGCGCCCGAGTACGATCCGCACGTCTTACAGGGTAACGGGGGTGGCGGCTACGGCCCCCCCAATATGCAAGGCAGTCCAGTGTACGTTGGCGGCAACTATGTGGATTCTATGCCTGCTTCTGCTCCCTCTCTGTACGGGCTGAACCCCCTCCAGCACCACCAGCCACCCAGCATGGAATACAACGGGGCTCCTCAGATGGGCACCGGCCAGCACCACGGAACTTGCGAGTCTCACCCCACCTACACAGACCTTTCCACCCACCATGCTTCTACTCAGGGCAGAATCCAAGAGGCGCCCAAACTGACCCATCTGTGA